One genomic region from Cetobacterium sp. 8H encodes:
- a CDS encoding type I restriction endonuclease, with protein MDQRLNELSKKIETYKERVSNEEMTKTAFIMPFFEILGYDTRNPFEFVPEFTADIADLKGEKVDYGIFINDKVEFIVECKNWKENLINHDKQLNRYFNVVDSHIGILTNGIQYKFFTDLEEANKMDKNPFYEFNILDLKEKDLIQLKKFTKSTFDRNKILDTAEELKYLTLLKAYLKNEFDNPSDEFVSCMLSGIFDGIKTAKIKDKFRPLVKKAINEHFNDMLREKLENAFQLNVEDTKSNELLDEAIEVVDENIPVTTEDEIAGLSIIKSLLLELVPNIEKITHKDTLSYFGVLFEDNTRKWICRLYFNSQNKYISFPILENGERTLKEEKIPLTNIFEISKYKERLVEIIQLYI; from the coding sequence ATGGATCAAAGATTAAATGAACTATCAAAAAAAATTGAAACTTACAAGGAAAGAGTTAGCAATGAAGAGATGACAAAAACAGCTTTTATTATGCCATTTTTTGAAATCTTAGGATACGACACTAGAAATCCTTTTGAATTTGTTCCTGAATTTACTGCTGATATTGCTGATTTAAAAGGTGAAAAAGTAGATTACGGTATTTTTATCAATGATAAAGTTGAATTTATTGTTGAATGTAAAAATTGGAAAGAAAATCTAATTAATCATGACAAACAACTGAATCGATATTTTAATGTTGTTGATTCACATATTGGAATATTAACTAATGGCATTCAATATAAGTTTTTTACAGATTTAGAAGAGGCTAATAAAATGGATAAAAATCCATTTTATGAATTTAATATCTTAGATTTGAAAGAAAAAGATTTAATTCAATTAAAGAAATTTACAAAATCTACTTTTGACAGAAATAAAATACTCGATACTGCCGAAGAACTAAAATATTTAACTTTATTAAAAGCCTATTTAAAAAATGAATTTGATAATCCTTCAGATGAATTTGTAAGCTGCATGTTAAGTGGAATATTTGATGGAATAAAGACTGCTAAAATTAAAGACAAATTTAGACCTTTGGTAAAAAAAGCTATTAACGAACATTTTAATGACATGTTAAGAGAAAAATTAGAAAACGCATTCCAATTAAATGTCGAAGATACTAAATCAAATGAATTACTTGATGAGGCTATTGAGGTAGTTGATGAAAATATCCCTGTAACAACAGAAGATGAGATTGCTGGTTTATCTATTATAAAATCACTATTATTGGAATTGGTTCCTAATATTGAAAAAATAACACACAAAGATACTTTAAGTTATTTTGGAGTACTCTTTGAAGATAATACTAGAAAATGGATTTGTAGACTTTATTTCAATTCACAAAATAAGTATATCTCGTTTCCAATCTTAGAAAATGGTGAAAGAACTTTAAAAGAAGAAAAGATTCCTCTTACAAATATTTTTGAAATTTCTAAATACAAAGAGAGATTAGTTGAAATTATACAGCTATATATTTAA
- the melB gene encoding melibiose:sodium transporter MelB encodes MVSFKMKLSYGLGALGKDYACAIVYIFLMYYFTDVLGLAPAFVGSLFLVARMWDAINDPAMGMIVDNTRTKWGKFRPWILIGTVLNALALIAMFFRPDGFEGKTLYVYISIVYILWGMTYTVMDIPFWSMIPALSSDKKEREEIAVVPRIFASLAWLTLGSFGLPVIAFLGKGNEGKGFTNLAIGIAIFFLITSILTVVNVKEQIISDKTSAKINLKDTFKLILKNDQLIVLIGTVLMFNLMAQLSGGVAIYYFKYVIKIENLFSVFVGFSGLAEMGSLFAFPLLSRTLGRKKVFFLACAFPVVGFTMLFISGALAPSNVMLVALSGIIAKIGSGLSLGISTVMLADVVDYGEYKFGSRNESVIFSVQTLLVKSASAISGWLIGMGLSMVGYVANVEQTADAILGIKYLMIMFPIILSILGYLIYKKYYKLNDEYYDEVLENLEEKRLATN; translated from the coding sequence ATGGTTAGTTTTAAAATGAAGTTATCATATGGTTTAGGTGCTTTGGGAAAAGATTATGCATGTGCAATTGTGTATATATTTTTAATGTATTATTTTACGGATGTATTAGGGTTAGCTCCAGCATTTGTTGGAAGTTTGTTTTTGGTTGCAAGAATGTGGGATGCTATAAATGATCCTGCAATGGGGATGATTGTTGATAATACAAGGACGAAGTGGGGGAAGTTTAGACCTTGGATTTTAATAGGAACAGTACTAAATGCACTGGCTTTAATAGCTATGTTTTTTAGACCGGATGGATTTGAAGGAAAGACACTGTATGTCTATATATCAATAGTATATATTTTATGGGGAATGACATATACTGTTATGGATATACCGTTTTGGTCAATGATACCTGCATTATCAAGTGACAAGAAGGAGAGGGAAGAGATTGCAGTAGTTCCAAGAATTTTTGCAAGTTTAGCTTGGTTAACTTTAGGAAGTTTTGGATTACCAGTGATTGCTTTTTTAGGAAAAGGAAACGAAGGTAAAGGGTTTACAAATTTAGCGATAGGAATAGCAATATTCTTTTTAATAACATCAATATTAACAGTAGTAAATGTAAAAGAGCAGATTATAAGTGATAAAACGAGTGCAAAAATCAATCTGAAGGATACTTTCAAATTGATTTTGAAAAATGATCAACTGATAGTTTTAATAGGAACGGTTCTTATGTTTAACCTAATGGCCCAACTATCTGGTGGAGTTGCAATATATTATTTTAAATATGTAATTAAGATAGAAAATTTATTTTCTGTATTTGTAGGGTTTTCTGGATTAGCAGAAATGGGATCACTCTTTGCATTCCCTTTACTTTCAAGAACTTTAGGAAGAAAGAAAGTATTTTTCCTAGCATGTGCTTTTCCTGTAGTAGGATTTACAATGCTATTTATTTCTGGGGCATTAGCTCCATCGAATGTGATGCTAGTTGCTTTATCAGGGATTATAGCTAAGATTGGATCGGGTTTATCTCTAGGAATTTCAACAGTAATGCTAGCAGATGTTGTTGATTATGGAGAGTATAAATTTGGTTCGAGAAACGAAAGTGTAATTTTCTCAGTTCAAACATTGCTTGTGAAATCTGCATCAGCTATAAGTGGATGGTTAATTGGTATGGGGTTATCAATGGTAGGGTATGTGGCAAATGTGGAACAGACAGCAGATGCTATTTTGGGAATAAAGTATTTGATGATTATGTTCCCGATTATATTATCAATATTAGGATATTTAATCTATAAAAAATATTATAAGCTGAACGATGAGTACTATGATGAGGTGCTTGAGAATTTAGAAGAAAAAAGACTGGCTACAAATTAA
- a CDS encoding alpha-galactosidase has product MIYVNESNKEFHLENKGASYILNVMKNGQLGHLYYGKKIKHRDSFSHFFYQPEVGVGIIAHHEDDPGFSLEYFKQEYPSYGTTDFRKPAFEIEDIDGSRVSDFKYKSHKVYKGKNKLSGLPSTYVNSEDEAETLEIILEDEILETRVYLSYTVYNNRDIMTRNTKFENFGNKTLKLNRAMSLSLDLPDYNYEMIHLSGAWARERFVKNRKLEIGSQYIDSTRGASSAHQNPFVILKRPETTENMGEAMGFALVYSGNFLAHIEVDHFDSTRVTMGINPFDFSWNLKAGEEFQTPEVVMVYTDKGLNSMSQSFHNIFRERLVRGEWQYKERPILVNNWEATYFDFNEEKILEMASKAKDLGFELFVLDDGWFGKRNDDKTSLGDWFPNLEKLPNGIKGLGEKIVENGMKFGLWFEPEMISKESEIYTKHPEWLIGVKNRKLSLGRNQYILDLSKKEVRNYIIDILSERFSEAPISYVKWDMNRNMTEITYRDLPHKYILGLYEVLETITQKYPHILFESCASGGGRFDAGMLHYMPQVWTSDNTDAVVRLSIQHGTSYAYPLISMGAHVSDIPNHQTARKTSLELRNRVAYFGNFGYELNVLEFDSEVEKQVVEYLKFYKENRKLIQFGDFYRIDNPFYGNTATWIVVNKEKTEALVGHFQILAQPNPGYNNKIILKGLDPEKKYKVNEKYEAYGDELMNMGIVFSQPDRYFSKNSETQDFKSRLFKITEVR; this is encoded by the coding sequence ATGATATATGTTAATGAAAGCAATAAGGAGTTTCATTTAGAAAATAAAGGGGCTAGTTATATTTTAAATGTAATGAAGAATGGACAGTTGGGGCATTTATATTATGGTAAAAAAATAAAGCATAGAGATAGTTTTTCTCACTTTTTTTATCAACCTGAAGTTGGGGTAGGGATAATTGCACATCATGAAGATGATCCAGGGTTTTCATTAGAATATTTCAAACAGGAGTATCCAAGCTATGGGACGACAGATTTTCGTAAGCCTGCCTTTGAAATTGAAGATATTGATGGAAGCAGAGTTTCTGATTTTAAATATAAATCTCATAAAGTTTATAAAGGTAAAAATAAATTATCAGGATTACCATCAACATATGTAAACTCAGAAGATGAAGCTGAAACTTTAGAGATAATTTTAGAAGATGAGATATTAGAAACAAGAGTTTATTTATCTTATACAGTTTATAATAATAGAGATATCATGACAAGGAATACTAAATTTGAAAATTTTGGTAATAAAACTTTAAAATTGAATAGAGCAATGAGTTTATCATTAGATTTGCCAGATTATAATTATGAGATGATACATCTTTCAGGAGCTTGGGCAAGAGAAAGATTTGTAAAAAATAGAAAATTAGAAATAGGAAGTCAATATATTGATAGTACAAGAGGTGCAAGTAGTGCTCATCAAAATCCATTTGTTATATTAAAAAGACCTGAAACAACAGAAAATATGGGAGAAGCTATGGGATTTGCCTTAGTTTATTCTGGGAATTTCTTGGCTCATATAGAGGTTGATCATTTTGATTCAACAAGAGTGACAATGGGAATAAATCCATTTGATTTTAGTTGGAATTTAAAAGCGGGAGAAGAGTTTCAGACACCGGAAGTAGTTATGGTGTACACTGATAAAGGTTTAAATTCTATGAGCCAAAGTTTTCATAATATTTTTAGAGAAAGACTTGTTAGAGGTGAGTGGCAGTATAAAGAAAGACCTATTCTAGTAAATAATTGGGAAGCGACATATTTTGATTTTAATGAGGAAAAGATTTTAGAGATGGCATCTAAAGCTAAAGATTTAGGATTTGAATTGTTTGTATTAGATGATGGTTGGTTTGGAAAAAGAAATGACGATAAAACATCTCTAGGGGATTGGTTTCCAAATTTAGAAAAATTACCAAATGGAATAAAAGGGCTAGGAGAAAAAATAGTAGAAAACGGAATGAAGTTTGGTCTTTGGTTTGAACCAGAGATGATTAGTAAAGAGAGTGAAATTTATACGAAGCATCCTGAATGGTTAATAGGTGTGAAAAATAGAAAATTATCGCTAGGAAGAAATCAGTATATTCTAGATCTTTCTAAAAAGGAAGTGAGAAATTATATAATAGATATTCTTTCCGAAAGATTTTCAGAGGCACCAATTTCATATGTAAAATGGGATATGAATAGAAATATGACAGAGATTACATATAGAGATTTGCCTCATAAATATATATTGGGATTATACGAAGTGCTAGAAACAATAACACAGAAGTACCCACATATTTTGTTTGAGTCATGTGCATCAGGAGGGGGAAGATTTGATGCAGGGATGTTACATTATATGCCACAAGTGTGGACAAGTGATAATACAGACGCTGTAGTTAGACTGAGCATACAGCACGGTACATCATATGCTTATCCTTTGATATCGATGGGAGCACATGTATCGGATATACCGAATCATCAAACTGCAAGAAAAACTAGTTTAGAATTAAGAAATCGAGTGGCATATTTTGGAAATTTTGGATATGAATTAAATGTTTTAGAGTTTGATTCTGAGGTAGAAAAACAAGTGGTTGAGTATTTAAAGTTTTATAAAGAAAATAGAAAACTTATACAATTTGGAGATTTTTATAGAATAGACAATCCTTTTTATGGAAATACTGCAACTTGGATAGTTGTGAACAAAGAAAAAACAGAAGCCTTAGTAGGACATTTTCAAATCTTAGCACAACCGAATCCTGGGTATAACAATAAAATTATATTGAAAGGATTGGATCCGGAGAAAAAATATAAAGTAAATGAAAAGTATGAAGCTTATGGTGATGAACTGATGAATATGGGGATAGTTTTTTCACAGCCAGATAGATATTTTTCAAAGAATTCAGAAACACAAGATTTTAAAAGTAGATTGTTTAAAATAACTGAAGTAAGATAA
- a CDS encoding LacI family DNA-binding transcriptional regulator, translating into MKINSSKVAELAGVSRSTVSRVINNYSNVPEETKEKIMKVIKELGYIPNTNAQVLAGKTNKTIGLFVYGDNSEKRNILDSGLTFGYYLDLINRVLKESLKLEHQLLVDVVNDDSYSKIDSLFINRNIVGAIFIGFKGEDEKLEKLIQKGYLSVLVDYTLNPKVEAENIFYINTEDYEGAKLATDHLIELGKKNIIHISGNTEKLSSKERERGYLEAMNSAQLKPLIYNGNYNQLLAYDEINRILEEKVEFDAVFSANDNMSYGVLKALKEKNIIDIPIVGFDNLRNTIPLGIMSIAPDINKLAKEAVQSLIFQEKEKEKMKFIKTKLIKDLNEYLKESYLEECSL; encoded by the coding sequence TTGAAGATAAATAGTTCTAAAGTAGCTGAATTAGCTGGAGTTTCAAGAAGTACAGTTTCTAGAGTAATTAATAACTATTCAAATGTTCCTGAAGAAACTAAAGAAAAAATAATGAAAGTTATAAAAGAGTTAGGTTATATTCCAAATACAAATGCTCAAGTGTTGGCAGGAAAAACAAATAAAACAATAGGATTATTTGTTTATGGTGATAATAGTGAAAAAAGAAATATCTTAGATAGTGGACTGACATTTGGTTACTATTTGGATTTGATAAATAGAGTTTTAAAAGAATCTTTAAAACTAGAGCATCAGCTTTTAGTTGATGTTGTAAATGATGATAGCTATTCAAAAATAGATTCTCTTTTTATAAATAGAAATATAGTTGGAGCTATATTTATTGGTTTTAAAGGTGAGGATGAAAAGTTAGAAAAATTAATACAAAAAGGTTATTTATCAGTATTAGTAGACTATACTTTAAATCCAAAAGTAGAAGCAGAGAATATTTTTTACATAAATACAGAGGACTACGAGGGTGCAAAACTAGCAACTGACCACTTAATAGAGTTAGGGAAAAAGAATATTATACACATATCTGGAAACACTGAAAAGTTATCATCTAAAGAACGAGAAAGAGGTTATTTAGAAGCAATGAATAGTGCCCAGTTAAAACCACTGATTTACAATGGGAACTATAATCAACTCTTAGCTTATGATGAAATAAATAGAATATTAGAAGAAAAGGTTGAGTTTGATGCAGTATTTTCAGCTAATGATAATATGAGCTATGGTGTTCTAAAAGCTTTGAAAGAAAAAAATATAATTGATATTCCAATAGTGGGATTTGATAATCTAAGAAATACGATTCCTTTAGGAATAATGTCTATAGCACCAGATATCAATAAGTTGGCAAAAGAAGCGGTTCAAAGTTTAATTTTCCAAGAAAAAGAGAAAGAAAAAATGAAGTTTATAAAAACAAAATTGATAAAAGATTTAAATGAGTATTTAAAAGAAAGTTATTTAGAAGAGTGCAGTTTGTAA
- a CDS encoding autotransporter outer membrane beta-barrel domain-containing protein, translating to MKKVTGLLAILPQLVLAQEYWNGIPYPLNRWGVSVMGVNQTEKGNLKSASVEGIKLHEKIPNLNAYFLNPHDMEVDAKVQIVKVDYFLLPFLNIYGIGGKLEAEAKFNLGRGNLNFDSTGKYWDDKLLGSIGNEISKTMPENLRIKQKSEGKLFGGGALIAGEYKRVFSSLQYTYTRIEMDGDVAAKSAEVAAGRVGYVVYRDSNLSITPYLGASYQKTDSEISGVIPNTTLNYKFGMELEDLTPAAGVFTVIKDDFTVLLEYSFGDRKTLALDLGYRF from the coding sequence ATGAAAAAAGTAACGGGATTATTAGCTATACTACCACAATTAGTTTTAGCACAGGAGTATTGGAATGGGATTCCATATCCGTTGAACAGATGGGGAGTATCAGTTATGGGAGTAAATCAAACAGAAAAAGGAAATTTAAAAAGTGCGAGTGTAGAAGGAATAAAACTTCATGAAAAAATTCCAAATCTAAATGCATACTTTTTAAATCCTCATGATATGGAAGTAGATGCAAAAGTTCAGATAGTAAAAGTGGATTATTTTTTACTTCCATTTTTAAATATATATGGAATTGGTGGAAAGCTTGAAGCTGAAGCTAAATTTAATTTGGGTAGAGGAAATCTTAATTTTGATAGCACTGGAAAATATTGGGATGATAAACTGTTAGGATCAATAGGAAATGAAATTTCTAAAACTATGCCAGAGAATCTTCGTATAAAACAAAAATCAGAAGGAAAACTTTTTGGTGGTGGGGCTCTAATTGCTGGAGAATACAAGAGAGTTTTTAGCTCTTTACAATATACATATACAAGGATAGAGATGGATGGAGATGTAGCAGCAAAGAGTGCGGAGGTTGCAGCGGGAAGAGTAGGTTATGTTGTATATAGAGATAGCAACTTATCTATTACACCGTATCTAGGTGCATCATATCAAAAAACAGATAGTGAAATTTCAGGGGTTATTCCAAACACAACATTAAACTATAAGTTTGGAATGGAGTTAGAGGATTTGACGCCTGCTGCTGGAGTTTTTACAGTTATAAAAGATGATTTTACTGTTTTATTAGAATATTCATTTGGAGATAGAAAAACTTTAGCATTAGACTTAGGGTATAGGTTCTAA
- the aqpZ gene encoding aquaporin Z, which translates to MQKKLFAEFLGTFWLVLGGCGSAVLAAGYPELGIGFTGVALAFGLTVLTMAYSIGHISGCHLNPAVTIGLFTAGKFDKKEVIPYIISQVLGGFVGAVTLFFIASGSPSFILNNGFAVNSVAGLSPNGYSLAAGVICEIVMTMMFLFIILGSTSEKAPKGFAPIAIGLGLTLIHLISIPVTNTSVNPARSTAVALLVQGEALSQLWIFWVAPIAGAIIAGIIYKIVFDEK; encoded by the coding sequence ATGCAGAAGAAATTATTTGCAGAGTTCTTAGGAACATTTTGGTTAGTTTTAGGTGGGTGTGGAAGTGCTGTACTAGCAGCTGGATACCCAGAATTAGGAATAGGATTTACAGGGGTAGCGCTAGCTTTTGGATTGACAGTTTTAACGATGGCCTACTCAATTGGACATATTTCAGGATGTCATTTAAACCCAGCTGTTACAATAGGATTATTTACGGCAGGAAAATTTGATAAGAAAGAAGTGATTCCATATATAATAAGTCAAGTTCTAGGTGGATTTGTAGGGGCTGTAACTTTATTTTTCATAGCTTCAGGATCACCAAGTTTTATTTTAAATAATGGATTTGCAGTAAATAGTGTTGCAGGACTATCACCGAATGGTTATTCATTAGCAGCTGGAGTAATATGTGAAATTGTTATGACAATGATGTTCTTATTTATAATACTAGGATCAACTTCGGAAAAGGCACCAAAAGGGTTTGCACCAATAGCTATAGGATTAGGATTAACACTTATCCACTTGATTAGTATTCCAGTAACAAATACATCAGTTAATCCAGCGAGAAGTACAGCAGTAGCTTTACTTGTTCAAGGAGAAGCATTAAGTCAATTATGGATTTTCTGGGTAGCGCCAATAGCTGGAGCTATAATTGCTGGAATTATTTATAAGATTGTATTTGATGAAAAATAA
- a CDS encoding ABC transporter substrate-binding protein: MLKKIGIFLTLCATLFIGCEKKEQSKKDKLVYAQLSDPKTLDPQNSTDNYSQVAITQIYDRLFEIDEKTGTPIPSLVETYKKTNDKTLELKLKENVKFNNGDILTAEDVKFTIERAQNNPKVAHLYKMIENIIILDNNNLEIITSESFAPLLNHLSHKSSSIINKKEYNNNSENYFNHPIGTGAYKVENWTIGESMTLVSNESYFKGNPSIKTVIIKAVPEENSRVIGLETSEIDMSLDIPAISWEQLESGGKVKVHSGPSTTTGYVGLNTKSPALSNKTLRQIIAMSIDKQSIVDTIYLGKTKVASQFLSPPVFGYNHNSKPLEFNVEKAKQLMKENNLNGTKLKISVSSPERVQVATIIQDQLKKVGIELEIELLEWGTFLSQTGSGNTDLFIMGWGPSTYDADYGYYPNIHSSQMGSNGNRTFYSNPKVDSLLELARKESDSTQRIKYYNEVQEILNEDIPLIPLYHGNVVYGVASNLKNVEATGYPEFYKYEFTN, from the coding sequence ATGTTAAAAAAAATTGGTATCTTTCTTACATTATGTGCAACTTTATTTATTGGTTGCGAAAAAAAAGAACAATCAAAAAAAGACAAACTTGTTTATGCTCAATTAAGTGATCCTAAAACGTTGGATCCTCAAAATTCAACAGACAACTACTCACAAGTTGCAATTACACAAATTTATGATCGTTTATTTGAGATTGATGAAAAAACTGGAACTCCTATTCCTAGTTTAGTTGAAACTTATAAAAAAACTAATGATAAAACTTTAGAATTAAAATTAAAAGAAAATGTAAAGTTTAATAATGGCGATATTTTAACAGCTGAGGATGTAAAATTCACTATAGAAAGAGCTCAAAACAATCCAAAAGTTGCACATCTTTATAAAATGATTGAAAATATTATTATATTAGATAATAATAATCTAGAGATAATTACAAGCGAATCTTTTGCACCACTACTGAATCATCTTAGTCATAAATCCTCTTCTATTATTAATAAAAAAGAGTATAATAACAATAGCGAAAACTACTTTAATCACCCTATTGGTACAGGAGCTTATAAAGTTGAAAATTGGACTATCGGAGAAAGTATGACTCTTGTCTCTAATGAATCATATTTTAAAGGCAATCCAAGTATAAAAACTGTTATAATAAAAGCTGTTCCTGAAGAAAATAGCAGAGTTATCGGTTTAGAAACGTCTGAAATTGATATGTCTCTTGATATTCCGGCTATATCTTGGGAACAACTAGAAAGCGGTGGTAAAGTTAAAGTTCATTCTGGCCCTTCAACAACTACTGGTTATGTTGGATTAAACACTAAATCTCCTGCATTATCTAATAAAACTCTGAGACAAATTATTGCTATGTCTATTGATAAACAATCTATAGTTGATACTATTTACCTAGGAAAAACAAAAGTTGCAAGTCAATTTTTATCCCCTCCTGTTTTTGGATATAATCATAATAGCAAGCCTTTAGAGTTTAATGTTGAGAAAGCTAAACAGTTAATGAAAGAAAATAATCTTAACGGAACCAAGTTAAAAATTTCAGTTAGTAGTCCTGAAAGAGTTCAAGTAGCAACTATTATTCAAGATCAATTAAAAAAAGTTGGTATTGAACTAGAGATTGAACTTTTAGAATGGGGTACTTTCTTATCTCAAACAGGTTCAGGTAATACGGATTTATTTATTATGGGATGGGGACCTTCAACATATGATGCTGATTATGGTTATTATCCTAATATCCACAGTAGCCAAATGGGAAGTAATGGTAATAGAACTTTCTATTCAAATCCAAAAGTTGATAGCCTTTTAGAACTTGCTAGAAAAGAAAGTGATAGTACTCAAAGAATTAAATATTATAATGAAGTTCAAGAGATTTTAAATGAAGATATCCCTCTTATTCCCTTGTACCATGGAAATGTTGTTTATGGCGTTGCTAGTAACTTAAAAAATGTTGAAGCTACTGGATACCCAGAGTTTTATAAATATGAATTTACTAATTAA
- a CDS encoding M42 family metallopeptidase, giving the protein MNKIKLLEELSNLHGAPGHEIDVVEFIKNSMNDFNCKRDSINNLYIKRNDMIDGPIVALDCHSDEVGFIVENINSNGTISFLPLGGWHITNIPAHSVVIKNFKGEYIKGVVASKPPHFMTAEEKQKLPKLDELVIDIGTSSFEETVNLYGIEVGNPITPDVTFSYDPKIEVVRGKAFDNRLGCAIVMEIMKETNNIHLNVNPIGVVSSQEEVGLRGAQVAANTIKPDFAIIFEGSPADDTFKDAFSSKGAIGKGVQLRVIDAGMVSNPRVQEFVKNIARNNNIPFQVIARSGGSTNGGKYHIADKSIPTVVIGIPTRYIHTHYTYASIKDYENAILLGRKLLEALTVDIINKF; this is encoded by the coding sequence ATGAACAAAATTAAATTATTAGAAGAATTATCAAATTTACATGGAGCACCCGGACATGAAATCGATGTTGTTGAATTCATAAAAAATTCAATGAATGATTTTAATTGTAAAAGAGATTCTATTAATAATCTTTATATCAAAAGAAATGATATGATTGATGGACCAATCGTTGCACTTGATTGTCATAGTGACGAAGTTGGATTTATCGTTGAAAATATAAACTCTAACGGTACAATAAGCTTTCTTCCATTAGGTGGATGGCATATAACTAATATTCCTGCCCATTCAGTAGTTATAAAAAATTTTAAGGGAGAGTATATTAAAGGAGTGGTCGCTTCAAAACCACCTCATTTTATGACAGCGGAAGAAAAACAAAAATTACCAAAATTAGATGAACTTGTTATCGATATCGGAACTAGCTCTTTTGAAGAAACTGTAAATCTATACGGAATTGAAGTTGGAAATCCTATAACTCCAGATGTTACTTTTTCATATGATCCTAAAATAGAGGTTGTTAGAGGAAAAGCTTTTGATAACAGATTAGGATGCGCTATTGTTATGGAAATTATGAAAGAAACAAATAATATACATTTAAATGTCAATCCAATTGGAGTTGTTAGTTCTCAAGAAGAAGTTGGTTTAAGAGGAGCACAAGTTGCCGCAAATACTATAAAACCTGATTTTGCAATTATATTTGAAGGTTCTCCAGCTGATGATACATTTAAGGATGCTTTTTCATCTAAAGGAGCTATTGGTAAAGGAGTTCAACTAAGAGTAATTGATGCTGGAATGGTTTCTAATCCCAGAGTTCAAGAGTTTGTAAAAAATATAGCTCGTAATAACAATATACCTTTTCAAGTTATTGCTAGAAGTGGTGGAAGTACGAATGGTGGAAAATATCATATAGCAGATAAAAGTATCCCAACTGTTGTTATTGGTATTCCAACTAGATATATCCATACTCACTATACTTATGCATCTATCAAAGATTATGAAAATGCCATTCTTTTAGGAAGAAAACTTTTAGAGGCATTGACAGTGGATATAATTAATAAATTCTAA
- a CDS encoding DUF309 domain-containing protein gives MKEKYKEFINTFQKERDFFKCHEILEDIWIEETSCNTRKHVAINLLLISVGALHWKNKNFKGALKVFKNSLENYDDLKFEIEKIGVDSSKLKIIIEESLDKISLEENYNEIYLPLIQ, from the coding sequence GTGAAAGAAAAATATAAAGAGTTTATTAATACATTCCAAAAGGAGAGGGACTTTTTTAAATGTCATGAAATTTTAGAGGATATTTGGATAGAAGAGACTTCTTGTAATACAAGAAAGCATGTTGCAATAAATTTATTATTAATTTCTGTGGGTGCTTTACATTGGAAAAATAAGAATTTTAAAGGTGCACTGAAAGTATTTAAAAATTCATTAGAAAATTATGATGATTTAAAGTTCGAGATCGAAAAAATTGGAGTAGATTCTTCAAAATTAAAAATAATAATTGAAGAGAGCTTAGATAAAATATCTCTTGAAGAAAATTATAATGAAATTTATTTACCGCTTATTCAATAA
- a CDS encoding (2Fe-2S)-binding protein — protein sequence MSENTILCYCKGVTLGKVLTAIEEGATTLVEVLDATGSGSACGRCVDRIEAIVNEGK from the coding sequence ATGTCAGAAAATACAATATTATGCTACTGTAAAGGTGTAACACTAGGTAAGGTTTTAACTGCAATCGAAGAGGGAGCTACAACTTTAGTAGAAGTATTAGATGCAACAGGTTCAGGATCAGCTTGCGGAAGATGCGTTGATAGAATTGAAGCTATAGTAAACGAAGGAAAATAG